A region of the Drosophila subpulchrella strain 33 F10 #4 breed RU33 chromosome 3L, RU_Dsub_v1.1 Primary Assembly, whole genome shotgun sequence genome:
AACCAAATCTCCATTTTCCAAAGGTGCTCCTTCGGCAGGGAGTGCCCCTTCAAGTTCCAGGATGCTAGCAAGATGGAGCTGCACTCCAGTTGCCACAAGGGCGGCAGCTTCTCCTGCTGCGAATGCGGTATGGAGCTGCCAAACTGGCGGCGTTGCTCGGCTCACCTGTGGAAAGCCCATCAGGTGGATGTGGATCTACTGGAGTGTCCCGCCATCGATTGTCACTACAAGTCACCCATTTCCGCCCTCGTGTGGCGACACATGCAGGTCCACAAGAAGTGGCGACCGCGGGTACTCCGATCGTTGGCCGCCGTTCAGCGGAGGAGGAAACTCAAGGAGCAGTCCGGGGAGATGGCCACACAACCAGCAGCCGCTCCTCCCGCCTCCAAGAAGAACAAATACTATGCGGAGAAGACCTGCGAGATTTGCCAACGCAATTTCGTCAACGGCAAAACGCTCTCCAAGCATATCAAGACGGTGCACAACAAAATCAAGCCATTTATCTGTAATGTTTGTGGCAAGAAGACTGCGCGCAAGGCTAGTTTGATAGTAAGTTATGATAAGACTTATTCCAGATAGCgcataataatatttaatcctTTTTCCTAGATCCACATGCGTCAGCACACAGGCGAAAAGCCCCTGCAGTGCGGCGAGTGCAAGTTTTCCACTCGCGATCCCAGTGTCCTGCACAAACACCGCCAGCGCCACGATAGCCAGGACAAGAGTAGCCTTAAGTGCAGCCAATGCGATTACTACTGCATCCAGGCCAATGCCCTAAAGCGTCACATGCGGCTCAATCATGCCGAAGCTTATAAGGACTTATGCTGTGATCTCTGTAGCTTTACTTCCATAAATGCCGAGCGTTTACAAGCCCACAAGCAGGATCATCGGCAGGGTTTGATCACAAATTGCGAGGATTCCATGGATGCCTCGCGTGCCGCTGGTTTTAAGTATCCTCGCAAGTTGGGCGATAAGAATGGGGAGGTGGGTTATCATATTTTCTCAGGAAATAGTTAGCTTAACGTCCATGTTTTTGTAGATATCAGCTGACTGCTTTATGCCACTGGAGAGCGTGGATTCATTGCCTCATGAACCAGCTGTGGACACGGGTGGGGTAACCATACCTGCCCCACCCTCCGAGGACACTCAATTCCCCACGTATTTAAAggattaatattataaaacgTGATATTATTCGATCGATCTTTTATTTCATGGATTCATAGTAAGTTATTTATGTTgtgtatatttatttcatatacctatgtttttatttacaatttagTTTGTTGAATGTGGGCATGTCCAATGCGCTGTAAAGAGTTTTGTATAAAATAATGTTCTCATGCAGTTTGTTTTGGGGATTtaaatgcttgtttattaagttgttcagtttttccatttaattttaatatcatTTTAGAATCTGATATGATTTTTTTTGCAACATTCGAATTATTTAGTCATGCTGGTTTACCACGTTCCGATTTAATTATCAgttacgtttttctttaaactaatttaaaatttaaaaatctactCTGCTTGCGGTAATCATCCGGTTTCAGTTCGGTTTCAAGATCAGCGCTCTTTAATCTAGATTACGACAGAAATGTTCTCAATTTTATTCATTTGGGCAGTTTCGCTAATAACTTGTTAagttgtttaatatttaatttgatttcattAGTTTAGTAGTTGAGCTTTACGTTTGGTTTAATATAACTATTTACTTTACGCTTGAATGCAATCAGCTGCCGGAGATCGCAGATCAAGTGATCTGGCGGTTCCTAAAAATTATGCACCTCCTGTTCGCTATAGTATTGGAAATAAGTTACCACCGTGTTACAAAAGAATAGATTTTAACGTTTATTGTCTGAGTTTGATTCGAATATCAAAACATTTTCACTATTTGAGAGTGCAACTGAGTAGTAGTACATCataatggaaaataaaacGCTCAATGTAAAATTGTTAATATCATACAGCTtctgtttgttttatttacagTTCTTAAAAGGAAGAAGagcataaacaaaaatataatttcgaCTGATTCACACACTCTGCTGTGTTGTCTTTTCGGAGTCCCTGATCCCTGCTCCCTCCGTTTTGGCCAGGCCGGGCattttgctttgctttgaTCCCCGAGCCTTAGATCTTGGTCTCAACGACGGGTTTTTTCTTCGACACAAAAGGGATGTTCAAAGAGAGAATACAAAATAGAAAAGGATTCGATTAAGTCAGCTGCCATTGAGCCCAGAGCCAACAAACGAGGATTACCATGCAAAGATTggtttggttttgatttgattATCTGATTTgatttggtttggtttggtgGTGAGGGAGCAGGCGCTAGATGATGTGGCATGAAGCGAACTGTGCACTTTGGAGACAACAACATTAACAACAATGGGCGTGAGCTGACTGAATGacttcgattcgattcgaatCGGTTCGATTCGACTGGGTTTTTTTGAGTACTTTGAATACGACGAGATACCTCTAAATTGTTGGCTTGATTTAGCTTTGATTATGCTGATATTATCCATGATCACTACAACGTCTATTAAACAACTAACGAATTCATCTAGCTTCTATGTATATTGACATATTCGACTAACCACCGCGTCCCTCTGGCGACTAAATTACGTTTACGATGCATCCATCAAtcttaaaatgtaaaacatgTTCCACTTACGATCTACTCTCGGAATTGTCGATTAATCGTCGCCCTTCCACTCGCTTACTCCTTTGGATTTTTActatttatttcatttggtTTGATTAATCTCTTCtttctgttttctttttttttgtgcgcCGCATAATAAATGCTGTGGGAGTTTCTGAAACATTCCCCAAAAAAACTAACCCTTCTGAACTCGCTTTCATCATCTTCCTCTCCATTTAGTCGGTTTTGATTAGCATAGTACGATACACTTAAAGGCTATTAGGAAACAGTTGTATCTACATAGGTCTACGAGTACTCTGTAAGAACCAAAGACACGAACCTAGTGGGAGTTTTAAATGGTCAGATCTGTCCGATTTCTGGTCCTCGTCCTTCCGTGTTTCGCAATCGTTAGTATGTACAGTGTGTGTTCTTGTGTTTTGCGGGTCGAGTTTGGGAAATCATATCGAAAATACATACGAAAAACCCTAGGCCTAGAAAATTGCTTATAAAATTGCGCGACACactaagttaaaaaaaaaaacggagaACACGAGTCTTGCGATCTATAAAATAGAGGATAATACAAATAGAATCAACAAAAACCTGCGATTCGCTCTCATATAAATGCAGTTTAAAAAACAGGTGAACGATTTTGATtctggtttttggtttttgattTCGAAAAAGTGTTGCCTTTTCTTTTGATCGTTTCATTGTTGCGTTTCGCATTCGCGTCAGTTGTAATTGTGGTTTCTGTCTTTCTTGGTTGGCTTGTGGTGGCGATTCTGGTGtcagtatctgtatctgatTCTGATTCTGTTCCGGGGCACAATTCTGCACGTTACTGGCCGTCGAGCATCAGACCGTGGTCACACGGTCGATCTCCACGTAACGCACAGAATTGTCGCTTTGTCAGCAAATCACCTCCTTTTCATCCAGAACGGCCGTGTCCATCGAGCTGAGCGATTTGAGTCGCGTCTGCAGCACCGAGGAGCCGCGCAGCTTGCGTTTGATTTTTCTggttataaaataatatttgtgaATACTAATATatccaaaaaattaaaagcagTGGTCACCAACAGAAACAGCGCAGGGAGCCCGCGGGATCTGCCGCTGATTTTGCTGCTGGTAACCACTGCATATAGAATATAATCACTTACTTGTAAGCAAAGGCAGCGAAAGCACAACACGAGAGCACAAAGATGAGGCAGAGGGTGGCCAGGATCTCGGCGGGCAGTTTCATCAATGCCGAGCACTGCAGGAAGGTTTCATCATCGCCGGATGGGCAATGGACTACGCCATCGCACCAGACACTGGCATTCACACAGGCCCCCAGCTCGGCGCACTTAAACTGACAGTCCTCTGCGAGATGAGATTAAATTACACTCGATTTACATCAAGATGTTCTAGTAAACTCACCAGCCATGCTGAGCGTGGGCCTGGGAATCAGTTCCATCCAGTTGAAGGAGTACTCTCCATTGCCAGGTCGCAGGAACTCCACACTGATGGCTCGGGATCGATTAACTATGGCAAAATTGGGCCTCTCATTCCAACCGGAACTGAAGATCTCCACAAATTCGTAGGCACTCGAGTCGGGACTCAGGGGACAGGCCACAATGGTTAGACCTAAGAGATGTAAGGATTATAATAGAACCATCGCAGATGAGATAGTAACCTACCCTCTGAAGTGGTCAGCACAGCCCTCGACTTAGTCTCACATCTCCAGGTATCAGTTTGAACATAGGTTGTGTTCAAAGTCTTTGTGGGATTGTGTTTGCTCAGGAATATGGCCTTCAGTCGGACGTACAAGAACTTATTGCCATTTGAAGGTTCAATCAACCAAGGTCTAGAGCGGCACTCCAcctgaaataaataatcttATAATGTCATTTCATATAATATTAGGCTTTTTGATCTACTTACATCTCCAAAGGTCATGTCTATGGTGCCACTGGGTCCGAATTTCCGGCGACCATCCTTACAACTAGTTGGAGCCTTGACGAACTCAAACATACCCTCAAAATTAACCGTATCCGGATCGTCCAAGGTGGTCATGTTCTGGGCAATGAAGTGCACCTCTACATCGCGACTTGTGGAAGTGTACTCCACAGGCAGGTGGGATTGGTTGGAGGAGTTGCACATGCAGCCTCGATGGAGAAGAATGGAATCGTGATAGGGTCGCTCAAAGATCTaagttaatatttatatattagaAAAAGGATTCACTTTAATGTGGTTAGTACGTACCTCAATTCTAACATTGGTATCCCCATAGCAAAAGGATCTGTTGATATCCTCATCCACTTTAGAATAGCAAGCTCTATTGGTGGTTGTCACTTTCCTCATCTTGATCCTGACCCTCTCCCCTCGCTGAGCCTCGAATTTGTAGATGCACTTGAGGTTCCTAGTGCCTCCTCTTCCGAATAGAAAGATATTACGCACACTGCGGAATATGGCTGGATCCTTGCGATCCATCAAGTTGCTGAGAAACTTTCGGTTGCAATCGTGCTCCCCACCACCCCAGGGCAAGCCATCCTGATGCAGGTCAATGAATTCGTACTTCAGCTTGAAATCCAGGGGTCTATAAAAGGAGGTTAACagtttcattattattatatatatattatatgttaTAAGGAAATGCTACCTTAACACTGTGGATTCTGTGTTGCGCAACTCAAGCGTGATGGCATCGCTGCTAGAAACATAGCTCTCGGAGATCGTACAGGGTCTGGCGTAGGTCTCATTAATATTGGACCGATCACAGGTGCGTGGTATAGTGCCCCGACAAAATCTGGCTATCACATTGGTGGCGTTGTGGGCATAGTGGCCCAGGGTATTATAGCTACTCGTCTCGCTGGCACTGAAATGATGTCATTTATATTAATtgatatagtaaaattaacaCCACATTGAGAAAACGGCATTGCTTATCCGAAATATTAAACTTCTTGTCAACTTTCTCTGACAGTTGTGTTAACAAACTAGAACCTGAAATCGGCCCTGTACCTGTAAAGAATAATGTTTCCTTCCAAAGTTTTAACCTTATCTGACATATAACTAACTAAACCCttaacatgacattgagaaatcgtCCCTAAGAACAACCACCTACCAGTTCAAGTCCTTGCAAACGGGTGCATCCCTCAGAGTTCCATCCCAGATGCGCAGCATTCCACTGCAATCCTCCTGCGTCTGCAGCACTCCAATGGCCCCCACCGAAGTCTCATCCATTTGGCCAAACTCCGGGTCCAGGTTGAACTTCAGCACGGAAATCCACACCTTGAACCTGGAGAGTGGCTGATGCATTCCCGACTGACTGCTCGTACGGCGCGACAAACTCAGGTGGTCAAAGGTCTTGAAGACACCCAATCCTTGCAGGTGGTACAGGCACGTGGAGTTCGGAGACAGCGAGTGCTTGGGACTCTCCAGGATGCCGCGACCTGCTCCGCGGATCCAGAACTCGCAGGGCTTCTTGTTCTTCGAGTACGTGGGACTCTGGATGTCCACGAACTGAACTTCGACCTGTGGATGGAGGGGACAAAATGGTTTGCTGGTTCATCCTCTGGACGGCAAACACCCAAAAACTCACCTCCAGCTGGAATCCGTAGAGCGGCAGGACCTGCGACGAGGTGCCGGTAAAGGTGCCAAACGGCGACGTGCTGAACTCAACCAAAAGCTCCGGGCCGCTGGAAACGGCCGCCGGCACCGCCTGACCTCCGCCGCAGAACTTCAATATGATGGGGTCACGTATGGTGTAACCATCGTATACAGTCACGTAGTCCTGCGGGTAGCGAAAGGACATCGCGGGGGggaagagaaagagagagaagAAGGAGAACAGAGTGGGTGAGGAGAGAGCGAAATGAGTGAGTCGGGCGACAAATGTGGGTGGTGCTTGTTGATTTCACCATGTGGGTGGCACTAACTAACTACACGGTGGAGAACAACTCCTAACTCAAACAGAGAATCTGTGTTGGGGCTTATCAAGGTATAGgatgtattttatataaacaTAGATATATTTAATGGGTGCTAGCTAGCTtgtattataataaaagactATTATAAGACTTGGTTTTCATAATAGCAGTATAGAGATTCCCCTGATTGTTGTCATGGTTCAAGTGATAAATGTTCTATTAGTACTGCATTAAAAAGTGATTTACGATGGGGTAAAATCGTTTGTTAAAGTTATTGCTTTTAATATAACTATCCCTATATTTAGCATAGCTCTTccaaagatttttataaatgttagGCTGGTAATTCATCATTAGGTGGTTAATAATGATGTGaactaaatttaaatgtatttttttttatgtttataaatcttttttttcAGAACGTTTTACTTTATTTTGATGAACTGCAGTTCTTAAGCTcgtttttataaacaatttttgatatcaatatattaatcaatattgttatattttcttagTGTAGTAATTGAAGCAAAAGGCCGAGTGTGGTTAAAAAAGAGGGGGCGGCATGGTTGTGGGCGGGGCTGAGTCGAACTGAGTGCGAAATAACGGTAATTGCTGTAAAGAAGTGGACCCAAAGTGCAGCTGGCTCTCATATTACTTAATGGCCACTGTACGTATACGTGATTTTTGGTTACATTCCGCTTTTCCCCACGACGATGGAAAGTAATGGTGCGGTGTGTTAGCAGAGGGAAAAAGGGGGCTTTATAAGGACTTCGAAGAGGTCTAAGTAGTTGAGCACAATGGCTTTGATGTGTCCGGCACTTGATGCCCACTAAATGTCGAACATTTTAAGCTCATTTAAAGTTTGTTTTAAATGAATGAAACATGTTTATGCGGTTTACGTTTAGTATACATATAGTGAAGTGTTTATTGGGAGTAGTTCGTTGTGGTAAAGGCTTTTCACTAGAATGAGGTCTCTGGGCTTGACTTAAAATGATTTGATTGTTGAAAAGATATAAATTCTTAGTACTTCATAAGATGAGATGTGGAggatataactttttatgaTCTGGAaagaacattttatttaaattactgACGCTACTAGTCAGTAACTGTATCAGTATTTTGCAGCTTGCGAAATCGTATTCTATAGTAATTTGCGGTTTTGGTAATCATAGGTATCATTGTAATACCCGGAATCTCAGCTCCCATAAACGTAAAATGCTCATTTATGTGCGGTTTCTGCTGGCTTTGGCATTCGGCGCATAATTGTGCGCTTTTTAATTGAGTTGCCCCTGCAAAAAGTGGGTGGTGTACAATGTACACGGTGGGTAATGGCATTCGGACTGAGTCCTTGTCCATGGGGCATTTCCTACCTTTGGCCAACGCATGACAAATTAGTTTTGTGGCCAGCGACTTTTTGCATTAATTTAGCTGAGGTTTCTGTTTCCGGGTCACCCTTGTTTGTGCAGCTGGCCGCAAATTTAAACTATGCCAGGGACCGCAGACCAGATTCCGGTATTCCGGTATTCCAGAAGCCACACTCCGCACACCCGTGAATGTGGTCCAGGTAATTTGTGACCGCAAATTTATTGAAAGCGCGGCATTTGTACAAATTAGTGGAGACACAGATGGgggttataatatatatggAGGGATTTCCTTTAAGCCCCTTACCTTTTTTTGCACAGAAAAATAAACTAGCTAACTCTTTAGAAATGACAACAAATgtatataaaaatgaaaaaaatatatagtttaatattttttacaaaatagCATTCagtttttttgttaataaaaaaatgttcaataCAAAACCCcatattattttgaaaaaatgtaataaaaccGTATATGCATAGTTAAAATGGATAGtttattttaatgaatttaaagGCTTTTTTCCCATGTTCGTACTCCTTTTTCCGTGCCCAGTTTCCCTATCCTTTCGCAGATCTCAGGCTGCGGGGCTTTCGCCATCCGGCGATTATTCACACATGCCGCACCAAAATGGCCAGCACTTTTGGACATTTTGGCTTAAGAGCGCGGGacaaaaagttggaaaaaaggAGGCGGGAAACGGCGAGCGCAGGACAATTTGTAGGCAGAGTGCAGGCCCAGAAAGCCAGGATCCTGCAATCCTTGCAAATGGCGCTAACGTCCGAGCGGATTGCTTTCCAACTGAATAAGCAAAAAGTAAAGGGGTTAGCCGGGGCCATATCTCCGGGTTAGAGGGTACGAAATGGAGGAAGGGATTTGCACGCCTTGCTGCCACAACGAGCATTTAATGGGGGAATTACTGGGGAGCCCAGGGAGCACAGGGGTCATCCCCCCTCTTTCACTCGGATTTTGTTGCGGAGCGAAATTGAATAGTTGCTGATGACTAAATGGGCAACTAAAAGCAACATTCCTCGACACGGAAATCGTCAAAACGTTTTAGTGGAGATTCCACCACTTCATCCCTCCCCTACACTTTTGGGATTGCAGATGGTATGGGGAATGGTATAATAGGGGGTGTAGTGTCTTTGACCGCTGTGGCAGATCAGCTTAAAGCGCTCTGAATGGAAGCCCGGAAGTGGGAAATCCATCAGGAGTGGCATCCTCTGCTCTTCTGCTTTTGTATGATGAATGCCCGGGGCAATTATTTACATGGGACCCTGGCACGTTCTACGTCCACTAATGTCCTTGATGTCCTCGCATCCCCCAGTCCTCGAAAACCCTGCTTTTGTGTGCGATTTATGATGTGCGTGCCAAGTGTTCATTAATATAAATCCAATGACAGATTCTTCCCCTCGCGTGTGTGCTAATGAATATATTATCCAGTCCATAGATATCCCATAGACGTCGATTTACCCAGATCATTTTGATTTGTTGTCTGTTTGCTGGGTTTCTTTGGGGGTGGGGGCTGTGCATACATTTATCTTGATTAATTGTTTTCGAACAGCGAAAGATGGCAAATAATTGTTGCTAATAGTGGGGGAAAGATACTATATATGGGGGGTATGGTGGATGGTTGGTGGTTGCTTGGGTGGCAAAGGTCAAGTGCTCACTAAGTATTGCTACGACTAAAATTGATTTGTGGCAACATGAGTTTTGAACTGAATTGAATCGCATTGAATTGAATTGTACTGAGCGAGGAATTTTCTTTAGTTTTGCATTACCGTGGATTTCCATTTGGGCTTTACATTTTCCTATTGgagaaaatatatacatacatttatAGATACTTCAGTATTTACTAATTGTATAGCAAATTCTAGATTGGTGCAGTTTAGGAAATAAGGTGTTTTTCAAAAGAGAAAGTTGCTAACTGAGAAAGTTGTAGAAAATTCAACAGTATTTTGAAAGATTCCTGAGCACTCTATAATTTTAGTTATCCCTATTTCTTGTTTCTGTTTTAAACCGTATCAAGAGGAGGGTTTTTAAATTGGAATATAAGTAGTGCAGAGAAACGCAATCAATTCTCCTTTCATTTTAACAGTTTTCTGGCACAGATAAAAATGCCTTCTTCTTAAATGTCATTTTAGTTCCTCctttatttttaatccaaTTAAGGTGCCATCATTAAAACCTACTTCTTGGAGCAGTTGCTTTCAAGCATATCCCTTTCGCCAGCTCATCTCCACACCTCGTATCCCTCATATCTCTCCTTTCGCCAGCTTATCCCCC
Encoded here:
- the LOC119552583 gene encoding uncharacterized protein LOC119552583 isoform X2 codes for the protein MYINREKLANKSCERKVKIVLLILGNYSGYVINFNQSQYTKAANSIASVVASDKMNTTVMTLKWRQKYKSRKRPKKLKQRIIATNTAPATATATIPKHKATKATSRLRDTRCKLRRPRKWLPNERHRNVARMLLKVTTNPTQCRAIKATGTPATSTMTSSCSSHCESQQQQQQQLLQPKQRQHQQLQHQQRRHPLPATLTLLLCLGIGLGLAATAAAAGGGGGGGGGGAAPGSGSGTAGSGSPTSYGSSSSSSLGPGKPANLQLAPGSSASTGCSLAEFSCSNGRCVPLSKYCNNLNDCGDGSDEPRFCTRCNRTYYGDIGQTYALELHRPKQDRVPFVCVLTFTAAGGQHGDVVQVTLDSFTIGRFTSYVHEGCPDGYMQIAESARTPIGGMWCGSSWGPVLFYSETRSLIFTIRLNRLARDQSGYNFDFRIRYKVLSRDSSVTRYGGIKLAELAQWHNRSSFLNQQQQQQQQQQQQGAGILEDFTNSSVARSDRYGQDFSLFSAYANNKTFMAALEKSLAKDEQNYTEPKYYLGDLIPGTYCSRIFSDCDKKPCRLQSPNFPGIYPRNLTCYYAVRQHDVPHGKHALILVKQPKGNLVWISTQETAMANKMAPPPSASDKDKKFEPRLKTWNDCDYIQDYVTVYDGYTIRDPIILKFCGGGQAVPAAVSSGPELLVEFSTSPFGTFTGTSSQVLPLYGFQLEVEVQFVDIQSPTYSKNKKPCEFWIRGAGRGILESPKHSLSPNSTCLYHLQGLGVFKTFDHLSLSRRTSSQSGMHQPLSRFKVWISVLKFNLDPEFGQMDETSVGAIGVLQTQEDCSGMLRIWDGTLRDAPVCKDLNCASETSSYNTLGHYAHNATNVIARFCRGTIPRTCDRSNINETYARPCTISESYVSSSDAITLELRNTESTVLRPLDFKLKYEFIDLHQDGLPWGGGEHDCNRKFLSNLMDRKDPAIFRSVRNIFLFGRGGTRNLKCIYKFEAQRGERVRIKMRKVTTTNRACYSKVDEDINRSFCYGDTNVRIEIFERPYHDSILLHRGCMCNSSNQSHLPVEYTSTSRDVEVHFIAQNMTTLDDPDTVNFEGMFEFVKAPTSCKDGRRKFGPSGTIDMTFGDVECRSRPWLIEPSNGNKFLYVRLKAIFLSKHNPTKTLNTTYVQTDTWRCETKSRAVLTTSEGLTIVACPLSPDSSAYEFVEIFSSGWNERPNFAIVNRSRAISVEFLRPGNGEYSFNWMELIPRPTLSMAEDCQFKCAELGACVNASVWCDGVVHCPSGDDETFLQCSALMKLPAEILATLCLIFVLSCCAFAAFAYKKIKRKLRGSSVLQTRLKSLSSMDTAVLDEKEKKPVVETKI
- the LOC119552583 gene encoding uncharacterized protein LOC119552583 isoform X1; the encoded protein is MYINREKLANKSCERKVKIVLLILGNYSGYVINFNQSQYTKAANSIASVVASDKMNTTVMTLKWRQKYKSRKRPKKLKQRIIATNTAPATATATIPKHKATKATSRLRDTRCKLRRPRKWLPNERHRNVARMLLKVTTNPTQCRAIKATGTPATSTMTSSCSSHCESQQQQQQQLLQPKQRQHQQLQHQQRRHPLPATLTLLLCLGIGLGLAATAAAAGGGGGGGGGGAAPGSGSGTAGSGSPTSYGSSSSSSLGPGKPANLQLAPGSSASTGCSLAEFSCSNGRCVPLSKYCNNLNDCGDGSDEPRFCTRCNRTYYGDIGQTYALELHRPKQDRVPFVCVLTFTAAGGQHGDVVQVTLDSFTIGRFTSYVHEGCPDGYMQIAESARTPIGGMWCGSSWGPVLFYSETRSLIFTIRLNRLARDQSGYNFDFRIRYKVLSRDSSVTRYGGIKLAELAQWHNRSSFLNQQQQQQQQQQQQGAGILEDFTNSSVARSDRYGQDFSLFSAYANNKTFMAALEKSLAKDEQNYTEPKYYLGDLIPGTYCSRIFSDCDKKPCRLQSPNFPGIYPRNLTCYYAVRQHDVPHGKHALILVKQPKGNLVWISTQETAMANKMAPPPSASDKDKKFEPRLKTWNDCDYIQENVKPKWKSTDYVTVYDGYTIRDPIILKFCGGGQAVPAAVSSGPELLVEFSTSPFGTFTGTSSQVLPLYGFQLEVEVQFVDIQSPTYSKNKKPCEFWIRGAGRGILESPKHSLSPNSTCLYHLQGLGVFKTFDHLSLSRRTSSQSGMHQPLSRFKVWISVLKFNLDPEFGQMDETSVGAIGVLQTQEDCSGMLRIWDGTLRDAPVCKDLNCASETSSYNTLGHYAHNATNVIARFCRGTIPRTCDRSNINETYARPCTISESYVSSSDAITLELRNTESTVLRPLDFKLKYEFIDLHQDGLPWGGGEHDCNRKFLSNLMDRKDPAIFRSVRNIFLFGRGGTRNLKCIYKFEAQRGERVRIKMRKVTTTNRACYSKVDEDINRSFCYGDTNVRIEIFERPYHDSILLHRGCMCNSSNQSHLPVEYTSTSRDVEVHFIAQNMTTLDDPDTVNFEGMFEFVKAPTSCKDGRRKFGPSGTIDMTFGDVECRSRPWLIEPSNGNKFLYVRLKAIFLSKHNPTKTLNTTYVQTDTWRCETKSRAVLTTSEGLTIVACPLSPDSSAYEFVEIFSSGWNERPNFAIVNRSRAISVEFLRPGNGEYSFNWMELIPRPTLSMAEDCQFKCAELGACVNASVWCDGVVHCPSGDDETFLQCSALMKLPAEILATLCLIFVLSCCAFAAFAYKKIKRKLRGSSVLQTRLKSLSSMDTAVLDEKEKKPVVETKI
- the LOC119552583 gene encoding uncharacterized protein LOC119552583 isoform X4, encoding MNTTVMTLKWRQKYKSRKRPKKLKQRIIATNTAPATATATIPKHKATKATSRLRDTRCKLRRPRKWLPNERHRNVARMLLKVTTNPTQCRAIKATGTPATSTMTSSCSSHCESQQQQQQQLLQPKQRQHQQLQHQQRRHPLPATLTLLLCLGIGLGLAATAAAAGGGGGGGGGGAAPGSGSGTAGSGSPTSYGSSSSSSLGPGKPANLQLAPGSSASTGCSLAEFSCSNGRCVPLSKYCNNLNDCGDGSDEPRFCTRCNRTYYGDIGQTYALELHRPKQDRVPFVCVLTFTAAGGQHGDVVQVTLDSFTIGRFTSYVHEGCPDGYMQIAESARTPIGGMWCGSSWGPVLFYSETRSLIFTIRLNRLARDQSGYNFDFRIRYKVLSRDSSVTRYGGIKLAELAQWHNRSSFLNQQQQQQQQQQQQGAGILEDFTNSSVARSDRYGQDFSLFSAYANNKTFMAALEKSLAKDEQNYTEPKYYLGDLIPGTYCSRIFSDCDKKPCRLQSPNFPGIYPRNLTCYYAVRQHDVPHGKHALILVKQPKGNLVWISTQETAMANKMAPPPSASDKDKKFEPRLKTWNDCDYIQENVKPKWKSTDYVTVYDGYTIRDPIILKFCGGGQAVPAAVSSGPELLVEFSTSPFGTFTGTSSQVLPLYGFQLEVEVQFVDIQSPTYSKNKKPCEFWIRGAGRGILESPKHSLSPNSTCLYHLQGLGVFKTFDHLSLSRRTSSQSGMHQPLSRFKVWISVLKFNLDPEFGQMDETSVGAIGVLQTQEDCSGMLRIWDGTLRDAPVCKDLNCASETSSYNTLGHYAHNATNVIARFCRGTIPRTCDRSNINETYARPCTISESYVSSSDAITLELRNTESTVLRPLDFKLKYEFIDLHQDGLPWGGGEHDCNRKFLSNLMDRKDPAIFRSVRNIFLFGRGGTRNLKCIYKFEAQRGERVRIKMRKVTTTNRACYSKVDEDINRSFCYGDTNVRIEIFERPYHDSILLHRGCMCNSSNQSHLPVEYTSTSRDVEVHFIAQNMTTLDDPDTVNFEGMFEFVKAPTSCKDGRRKFGPSGTIDMTFGDVECRSRPWLIEPSNGNKFLYVRLKAIFLSKHNPTKTLNTTYVQTDTWRCETKSRAVLTTSEGLTIVACPLSPDSSAYEFVEIFSSGWNERPNFAIVNRSRAISVEFLRPGNGEYSFNWMELIPRPTLSMAEDCQFKCAELGACVNASVWCDGVVHCPSGDDETFLQCSALMKLPAEILATLCLIFVLSCCAFAAFAYKKIKRKLRGSSVLQTRLKSLSSMDTAVLDEKEKKPVVETKI